In Carya illinoinensis cultivar Pawnee chromosome 6, C.illinoinensisPawnee_v1, whole genome shotgun sequence, a single genomic region encodes these proteins:
- the LOC122312618 gene encoding uncharacterized mitochondrial protein AtMg00310-like, translated as MGARQQSCCEKYLGLPITVGRSKYNSFRVIKDKVWKKLQNWKNQFLSPPGKEVLLKAVIQSIPTYYMSVFKLSKKLCKEIAAQIAKFWWGYKKEDSKIQWRSSTKMGVWKHGGGLGFRELESFNKALLAKQC; from the coding sequence ATGGGGGCTAGGCAACAGAGTTGTTGTGAAAAATACTTGGGTTTGCCAATTACAGTTGGTAGATCAAAGTATAACTCTTTTAGAGTTATCAAGGACAAAGTGTGGAAGAAGCTTCAAAATTGGAAAAATCAATTCTTGTCTCCCCCAGGGAAGGAAGTGTTGCTAAAGGCAGTTATACAATCCATCCCAACTTATTATATGAGTGTTTTCAAGCTTTCAAAGAAGTTATGTAAGGAGATAGCAGCACAGATAgcaaagttttggtggggctaTAAGAAAGAGGATAGTAAAATACAATGGAGAAGCAGTACCAAGATGGGGGTTTGGAAACATGGTGGTGGACTGGGATTCCGAGAGCTTGAGAGTTTCAATAAGGCTCTTTTGGCCAAGCAATGCTAG
- the LOC122314276 gene encoding plasmodesmata-located protein 6-like, producing the protein MSVSNKAVSFLSLCGFLLTISTLTTLSDSAIDTYVFAGCSQLKYTPGSSYENSVNSILTSLVNSAMFTTYNNFTNTGSTQQDTVYGLFQCRGDLQENDCAQCVARSVSQLGTLCVNSCGGALQLEGCFVKYDNTTFLGVEDKTVVSKKCGAPTIGYDSDALTRRDAVLAYLGTGDGGAYKTFRSSTSGDLQGVAQCVGDLSAGECQDCLTDAIGMLKTECGTAAWGDMFLAKCYVRYTGGGVRSHTGEDYNYGNGEGNDDHEWDRTLAIIIGGIAAVGLLIIFLSFLNKHFEKGCK; encoded by the exons ATGTCTGTGAGTAATAAAGCTgtttctttcctctctctctgtggTTTTCTTCTCACTATCTCAACCCTCACGACTCTCTCGGATTCCGCCATAGATACCTACGTCTTTGCTGGGTGCTCTCAGCTGAAGTACACGCCGGGTTCATCGTACGAGAACAGCGTCAACTCGATCCTCACCTCCCTGGTCAACTCAGCCATGTTCACCACCTACAACAACTTCACGAACACTGGCTCCACCCAACAAGATACCGTCTACGGCCTCTTCCAATGCCGGGGAGACCTCCAGGAAAACGACTGCGCCCAGTGCGTCGCTCGTTCGGTGAGTCAACTCGGCACCCTTTGCGTTAACTCTTGCGGTGGCGCGTTGCAGCTCGAAGGTTGTTTCGTGAAGTACGATAATACCACCTTCTTGGGTGTGGAGGACAAGACGGTGGTTTCCAAGAAATGTGGTGCGCCGACGATTGGATACGACTCCGACGCGTTGACCAGGAGAGATGCCGTGCTGGCGTATCTGGGGACCGGCGATGGTGGGGCCTACAAGACCTTCCGGTCGAGTACCTCCGGCGATCTTCAGGGCGTGGCGCAGTGCGTGGGGGATTTGAGTGCCGGCGAGTGCCAGGACTGCCTAACGGACGCCATCGGCATGCTGAAGACGGAGTGTGGGACCGCCGCGTGGGGTGACATGTTCTTGGCCAAGTGTTACGTGCGCTACACTGGAGGCGGCGTTCGCTCGCACACCGGAGAGG attataattATGGGAATGGTGAAGGCAATGATGATCATGAGTGGGACAGGACGCTTGCAATTATAATTGGAGGCATAGCAGCAGTTGGATTGCTCATAATATTCCTTTCCTTCTTAAATAAGCATTTTGAAAAAG GTTGTAAGTAA
- the LOC122314003 gene encoding probable peroxygenase 4 isoform X1, translating to MSSLSPTQSYNQEGFDGHIIPTDQNVLQKHVAFFDRNHDGLVYPWETFQGFRAIGSGILLSSVAAFFINFSLSRTTRPGKFPSLLFPIEVNNVHRAKHGSDSGVYDTEGRFVPLKFEEIFSKHARTHPNSLTSDELMEMLKANRVPKDYGGWLASWTEWKVLYNLCKDKNGLLQKAKIKAAYDGTLFEQMEKERSLAKKNAVV from the exons ATGTCTTCCTTATCTCCAACTCAGAGTTATAATCAGGAAG GATTTGATGGGCATATCATACCTACAGATCAGAACGTTCTGCAGAAACATGTTGCATTCTTCGATAGGAACCATGACGGTTTAGTTTATCCTTGGGAAACTTTTCAAG gaTTTCGTGCAATTGGCAGTGGTATTCTTTTGTCCTCCGTGGCTGCCTTCTTCATCAACTTTTCTCTCAGCCGCACAACCCGTCCT GGAAAATTTCCTTCTCTTCTGTTTCCAATTGAGGTTAACAATGTTCATAGGGCCAAACATGGGAGTGACTCTGGTGTCTATGACACTGAAGGAAG ATTTGTTCCTTTAAAGTTTGAAGAAATTTTCAGCAAGCATGCTCGTACACACCCCAATTCTCTAACATCAGATGAACTCATGGAAATGCTGAAGGCTAACAGGGTACCAAAGGACTATGGAGGCTG GCTTGCCAGCTGGACAGAGTGGAAGGTCCTATATAATCTGTGCAAGGACAAGAATGGTTTGCTGCAGAAGGCAAAAATCAAAGCTGCTTATGATGGAACTTTGTTTGAGCAGATGGAGAAGGAAAGATCATTGGCTAAAAAGAATGC TGTTGTGTAG